In Salana multivorans, a single genomic region encodes these proteins:
- a CDS encoding DUF3073 domain-containing protein: MGRGRQKAKQTKVARQLKYYTPPTDYKALERELGHSGVGTGVVDDPVYDEDPYADTVEWDEDED, from the coding sequence ATGGGACGCGGCCGTCAGAAGGCAAAGCAGACGAAGGTTGCGCGGCAGCTTAAGTACTACACGCCGCCGACCGACTACAAGGCTTTGGAGCGCGAGCTCGGGCACTCCGGCGTCGGCACCGGCGTCGTCGACGACCCCGTGTACGACGAGGACCCCTACGCCGACACCGTGGAGTGGGACGAGGACGAGGACTAG
- a CDS encoding DUF3618 domain-containing protein, whose product MSTTPPSSADEPAEEKAPRRSIAEIEAELARTREDLSRTVDELAVRIDPRTQAKEAVARTKEAAAETVALVQDVAEEKAVAARELATEFADDVKAGQPRALAILAGAAAAVAGVVVAAVLAGRRR is encoded by the coding sequence ATGAGCACGACACCGCCGAGTAGCGCCGACGAGCCGGCCGAGGAGAAGGCGCCTCGTCGCTCGATCGCCGAGATCGAGGCCGAGCTCGCCCGCACCCGCGAGGACCTGAGCCGCACGGTCGACGAGCTCGCCGTCCGGATCGACCCGCGCACGCAGGCCAAGGAGGCCGTCGCCCGGACGAAGGAGGCGGCAGCCGAGACCGTCGCGCTGGTCCAGGACGTCGCGGAGGAGAAGGCCGTCGCGGCCCGCGAGCTCGCGACGGAGTTCGCGGACGACGTCAAGGCCGGTCAGCCGCGCGCCCTCGCGATCCTCGCCGGCGCCGCGGCCGCCGTCGCCGGCGTCGTCGTGGCCGCCGTCCTCGCGGGCCGCCGCCGCTGA
- a CDS encoding phage holin family protein, which yields MSQNPLQPTLGELVSSLTQQMSALVRGEIDLFKAQLMEKGQKFGIAGGLLAGAALLAFFGFGTIIACLVLALAEVLAPWLAALIVAVVLFGIAGALAFVAKKQIDAAGEVKPELAQGLKQDIAIVKEGLSHEHDTAE from the coding sequence ATGTCACAGAATCCGCTGCAGCCCACGCTCGGCGAGCTCGTGTCCAGCCTGACCCAGCAGATGAGCGCCCTCGTCCGGGGTGAGATCGACCTCTTCAAGGCCCAGCTCATGGAGAAGGGCCAGAAGTTCGGCATCGCGGGCGGCCTGCTCGCCGGGGCCGCGCTGCTGGCGTTCTTCGGGTTCGGGACGATCATCGCGTGCCTCGTGCTCGCGCTGGCCGAGGTCCTGGCGCCCTGGCTGGCCGCGCTCATCGTCGCCGTCGTGCTGTTCGGCATCGCCGGGGCGCTCGCGTTCGTCGCGAAGAAGCAGATCGACGCCGCGGGCGAGGTCAAGCCGGAGCTCGCCCAGGGCCTCAAGCAGGACATCGCCATCGTCAAGGAGGGCCTCAGCCATGAGCACGACACCGCCGAGTAG
- a CDS encoding 5'-3' exonuclease yields the protein MTTRGPLLLLDAASLYYRAFFGDRGKILAPDGSPVGAVRGFLDMIAYLVRERRPSGLVACWDDDWRPEFRVAALPSYKAHRVAADGGEDAPPELGPQVDLIVEVLAALGIARVGAAGCEADDVIGTLTTRALAADATTTVEIATGDRDLFQLVSPRVRVLYTARGVRNLDVIDEPRLAERYGVASGDAYADLAVLRGDASDGLPGVAGIGEKTGAGLLGRFGTLAGVVAAADDPGSDLSAGQRAKLLAGAEYLAVAPGVVRVLRDADLPEADPELPGEPRDAAALAALSSRWGLGSSVTRLRAALTAG from the coding sequence ATGACGACTCGGGGTCCCCTGCTGCTGCTCGACGCGGCGTCGCTGTACTACCGCGCCTTCTTCGGCGACCGGGGGAAGATCCTCGCTCCGGACGGCTCCCCGGTGGGTGCCGTGCGCGGGTTCCTCGACATGATCGCCTACCTGGTCCGGGAGCGCCGGCCCTCCGGTCTGGTCGCCTGCTGGGACGACGACTGGCGCCCGGAGTTCCGCGTTGCCGCCCTTCCGTCGTACAAGGCGCACCGCGTGGCCGCCGACGGCGGCGAGGACGCGCCCCCCGAGCTCGGACCGCAGGTCGACCTCATCGTCGAGGTGCTCGCTGCGCTGGGGATCGCGCGCGTCGGCGCCGCGGGCTGCGAGGCCGACGACGTCATCGGGACGCTCACCACCCGGGCGCTCGCGGCCGACGCGACGACGACGGTCGAGATCGCCACGGGCGACCGCGACCTGTTCCAGCTCGTCTCGCCGCGCGTGCGCGTGCTCTATACGGCGCGCGGCGTGCGCAACCTCGACGTGATCGACGAGCCGCGGCTCGCCGAGCGGTACGGCGTGGCCTCCGGTGACGCCTACGCCGACCTCGCCGTGCTGCGCGGCGACGCGTCGGACGGGCTGCCGGGCGTCGCGGGCATCGGGGAGAAGACGGGCGCCGGGCTGCTCGGCCGGTTCGGGACGCTGGCGGGGGTCGTGGCGGCCGCCGACGACCCCGGCTCCGACCTCTCCGCCGGCCAGCGCGCGAAGCTGCTGGCGGGCGCGGAGTACCTGGCCGTTGCCCCCGGCGTGGTCCGGGTGCTGCGCGACGCCGACCTCCCGGAGGCCGACCCGGAGCTGCCCGGCGAGCCGCGCGACGCCGCCGCGCTCGCCGCCCTCTCCTCGCGCTGGGGGCTCGGGTCGAGCGTCACCCGCCTGCGGGCCGCCCTGACCGCCGGCTGA
- the mvk gene encoding mevalonate kinase codes for MLRTGRGSAHAKVILFGEHAVVHGAPAVALPIDGLGVCATARLLDDVDDVEGSAAPAASDVERRPGESTIVTDVYSGPLDGAPELLESPRAVILACLEEFGLSGSGVEVTVTGEVPHARGLGSSAAVAGAIVRALADLAGAELSQELYLDLVGVGEKVAHGAPSGLDAHATAAAEPIIFEAGVARVLPHRTRAVIVVADSGVAGRTRRAVASVTSFLERHPLRGPALMAGLGALAQQGALDLAQGRPEQLGAKMAEAQGMLRELGVSSPELDRIVDAAVGAGAYGAKLTGGGQGGCVIALAADDEAARRVATAMRLAGAVATWQHRLEGSSS; via the coding sequence GTGCTCAGAACAGGTCGCGGCTCGGCTCACGCCAAGGTGATCCTGTTCGGCGAGCACGCCGTCGTCCACGGGGCTCCCGCCGTCGCGCTGCCGATCGACGGGCTCGGCGTCTGCGCCACCGCGCGCCTCCTCGACGACGTCGACGACGTCGAGGGCTCCGCCGCTCCCGCCGCGTCCGACGTCGAGCGCCGGCCCGGCGAGAGCACGATCGTCACCGACGTCTACTCCGGCCCGCTCGACGGGGCGCCCGAGCTGCTCGAGTCCCCGCGCGCCGTCATCCTCGCCTGCCTGGAGGAGTTCGGTCTCTCGGGGTCCGGCGTCGAGGTGACCGTGACCGGCGAGGTCCCGCACGCGCGCGGGCTCGGCTCCTCCGCGGCCGTTGCCGGGGCGATCGTGCGCGCGCTCGCCGACCTCGCCGGGGCCGAGCTGAGCCAGGAGCTCTACCTCGACCTCGTCGGCGTCGGCGAGAAGGTCGCCCACGGCGCGCCCAGCGGTCTCGACGCCCACGCCACCGCCGCCGCTGAGCCGATCATCTTCGAGGCCGGCGTCGCGCGGGTGCTCCCGCACCGCACGCGTGCCGTCATCGTCGTCGCCGACTCCGGCGTCGCGGGCCGGACGCGACGCGCCGTCGCGAGCGTCACCTCGTTCCTCGAGCGCCACCCGCTGCGCGGCCCCGCCCTCATGGCCGGCCTCGGCGCGCTCGCCCAGCAGGGCGCGCTCGACCTGGCGCAGGGGCGCCCCGAGCAGCTCGGCGCCAAGATGGCCGAGGCGCAGGGCATGCTCCGCGAGCTCGGGGTCTCCTCGCCCGAGCTCGACCGGATCGTCGACGCGGCGGTCGGCGCCGGCGCCTACGGGGCCAAGCTGACCGGCGGGGGCCAGGGCGGCTGCGTCATCGCGCTCGCCGCTGACGACGAGGCCGCGCGCCGCGTCGCGACCGCCATGCGTCTCGCCGGCGCCGTCGCGACGTGGCAGCACCGTCTCGAGGGGTCGTCGTCGTGA
- the mvaD gene encoding diphosphomevalonate decarboxylase, giving the protein MTAVSAVAHANIALVKYWGKRDGALMLPATSSVSLTLDAFRTTTTVTLLPEGAPDEVELDGVRLEGAPRTKVVRFLDLVRSQVPPELAGRGAGVVSRNDVPTGAGLASSASAFAALAGAAAGAYGLDLDRRGLSRLARRGSGSASRSVFGGFVRWNAGDLDDPVRGDETSYAEPLPTAPDLDVAMAVVVLDAGPKAIGSREAMASTVATSPYFPAWVEHTELDAAAATAAIAAGDLTVLGEIAEASAMRMHATMLAAYPAVRYLAPASLEVLDAVAALRADGVGAWATMDAGPNVKVLCAARDLELVGEALALAPDGARRRVLLARPGPGLRTETLP; this is encoded by the coding sequence GTGACCGCCGTCTCGGCCGTCGCGCACGCCAACATCGCGCTGGTCAAGTACTGGGGCAAGCGGGACGGCGCGCTCATGCTGCCCGCGACGTCCTCCGTCTCGCTGACGCTCGACGCCTTCCGGACGACGACGACGGTGACGCTCCTGCCCGAGGGCGCCCCGGACGAGGTGGAGCTCGACGGCGTCCGGCTGGAGGGCGCCCCGCGCACCAAGGTGGTCCGCTTCCTCGACCTCGTGCGCTCCCAGGTCCCGCCGGAGCTGGCCGGCCGGGGCGCCGGCGTCGTCTCCCGCAACGACGTGCCGACGGGGGCCGGGTTGGCCAGCAGCGCGTCGGCGTTCGCGGCGCTCGCGGGTGCGGCGGCCGGCGCCTACGGGCTCGACCTGGACCGGCGCGGGCTCTCCCGGCTGGCCCGCCGCGGCTCGGGGTCGGCCTCCCGGTCGGTGTTCGGCGGGTTCGTGCGGTGGAACGCCGGCGACCTCGACGACCCGGTCCGCGGCGACGAGACCTCCTACGCCGAGCCCCTGCCGACGGCACCGGACCTCGACGTCGCGATGGCCGTCGTCGTCCTCGATGCCGGGCCGAAGGCGATCGGGAGCCGCGAGGCGATGGCCAGCACCGTCGCGACCTCGCCGTACTTCCCCGCGTGGGTCGAGCACACGGAGCTGGACGCCGCCGCGGCCACGGCCGCGATCGCGGCCGGCGACCTCACGGTGCTGGGCGAGATCGCCGAGGCCAGCGCCATGCGGATGCACGCGACGATGCTCGCCGCCTACCCCGCCGTCCGCTACCTCGCCCCGGCCTCGCTCGAGGTGCTCGACGCGGTCGCCGCGCTCCGGGCGGACGGCGTCGGCGCGTGGGCGACCATGGACGCCGGGCCCAACGTCAAGGTGCTGTGCGCGGCCCGCGACCTCGAGCTGGTCGGCGAGGCGCTCGCGCTCGCCCCGGACGGCGCGCGGCGGCGCGTCCTGCTCGCCCGTCCCGGACCGGGGCTGCGCACGGAGACGCTGCCGTGA
- a CDS encoding phosphomevalonate kinase → MTSAVPAAAPDAVRGSRRVVATAPGKLFVAGEYAVVESGYPAVLVGVERRVTLVLDEAPTQRPVEQGRYVGAVRAVVEALAAARGRTAAPYAMTTSSALKDAATADHPARKYGLGSSGAVTVAAVRALDAWYGLGLTAAERLRAAILATLRVNPRASGGDVAASLLGGWVAYSSPDRGWVAARDAGPDAGPGEARAPDRVAALVADDWPGLAATALPVPAAFGLRIGWTGDPASTTDLVAAVRAAGVPAEFLAGSRAVVADLRGAIDADDADRARDAVRRARGLLRGLGELVGVAIETPELAALIEVAERHGYAAKGSGAGGGDCGIAVGGPAEDPDLATGWAAVGVVPLALRIAAPATVSEETS, encoded by the coding sequence GTGACGTCGGCGGTACCGGCTGCGGCGCCGGACGCCGTCCGGGGATCGCGTCGCGTCGTCGCGACCGCGCCGGGGAAGCTGTTCGTCGCGGGGGAGTACGCCGTGGTCGAGTCGGGGTACCCGGCCGTGCTCGTCGGCGTCGAGCGCCGGGTCACCCTCGTGCTGGACGAGGCGCCGACGCAGCGTCCGGTCGAGCAGGGCCGCTACGTCGGCGCGGTGCGTGCGGTCGTCGAGGCGCTCGCCGCCGCGCGGGGCCGCACGGCGGCGCCCTACGCCATGACGACGTCCTCGGCGCTCAAGGACGCCGCGACCGCCGACCATCCCGCGCGCAAGTACGGCCTCGGCTCCTCCGGGGCGGTCACCGTCGCGGCCGTCCGCGCGCTCGACGCCTGGTACGGCCTTGGGCTCACCGCGGCCGAGCGGCTGCGGGCCGCGATCCTCGCCACCCTCCGCGTCAACCCGCGCGCCTCGGGCGGCGACGTCGCGGCCTCGCTCCTCGGCGGCTGGGTCGCCTACTCCTCGCCCGACCGCGGCTGGGTCGCCGCGCGGGACGCGGGACCCGACGCGGGACCCGGCGAGGCGCGCGCCCCGGACCGCGTCGCCGCGCTGGTCGCTGACGACTGGCCGGGGCTCGCCGCGACGGCGCTGCCCGTCCCGGCTGCGTTCGGCCTGCGGATCGGCTGGACCGGCGACCCCGCGTCGACCACCGACCTCGTCGCCGCCGTGCGCGCCGCCGGGGTCCCGGCGGAGTTCCTCGCCGGGTCGCGCGCGGTCGTGGCGGACCTGCGCGGCGCGATCGACGCCGACGACGCGGACCGCGCGCGCGACGCCGTCCGGCGCGCCCGGGGGCTCCTGCGCGGGCTCGGCGAGCTGGTCGGCGTCGCGATCGAGACGCCGGAGCTGGCCGCCCTGATCGAGGTGGCCGAACGGCACGGGTACGCGGCCAAGGGGTCGGGCGCCGGCGGCGGGGACTGCGGGATCGCGGTCGGCGGGCCGGCCGAGGACCCCGATCTCGCGACCGGGTGGGCCGCCGTCGGCGTCGTGCCCCTGGCGCTGCGGATCGCGGCGCCGGCGACCGTGAGTGAGGAGACGTCATGA
- the fni gene encoding type 2 isopentenyl-diphosphate Delta-isomerase, producing MTSPTARRKDDHLRLALAQHDGTSVRDTDHVRFVHHALAGGAASDVSLASPALGWPVPLYVTGMTGGSARTAEVNRGLGIVARETGVPVAVGSMGIVLREPATLPTFTVLREENPDGFVLANTNANVSGADAARLVEALGADALQVHVNAPQEIAMPEGDRAFGHWAEAIAEIVDAVEVPVVVKEVGAGLSRGSVAALRDLGVAAVDVAGRGGTDFGAIESARRPAGERGYLAGWGQSAVTCLLESSDLPGVGAARGGIGLLASGGVRHALDVVTLLALGADAVGVAGTFLRVLVEEGVDALVALVRTWLEEVADLMALLGAQTVADLRATDVLLTGPVREVAELRGIDAAAYARRSPWSQV from the coding sequence ATGACCAGCCCGACCGCCCGGCGCAAGGACGACCACCTGCGCCTCGCGCTCGCCCAGCACGACGGGACGAGCGTCCGGGACACCGACCACGTGCGGTTCGTGCACCACGCGCTCGCCGGGGGCGCGGCGTCGGACGTGTCGCTGGCGTCGCCGGCGCTGGGCTGGCCGGTGCCGCTCTACGTGACGGGGATGACCGGCGGCAGCGCGCGGACCGCCGAGGTCAACCGCGGCCTCGGCATCGTGGCGCGCGAGACCGGCGTCCCGGTGGCGGTCGGCTCGATGGGCATCGTGCTGCGCGAGCCCGCGACGCTGCCGACGTTCACCGTGCTGCGCGAGGAGAACCCCGACGGGTTCGTGCTCGCCAACACGAACGCCAACGTCTCGGGCGCGGACGCGGCGCGGCTGGTCGAGGCGCTCGGGGCCGACGCGCTCCAGGTGCACGTCAACGCCCCGCAGGAGATCGCGATGCCGGAGGGCGATCGCGCCTTCGGGCACTGGGCGGAGGCGATCGCCGAGATCGTCGACGCGGTCGAGGTGCCGGTCGTCGTCAAGGAGGTCGGAGCGGGGCTCTCCCGCGGGAGCGTCGCGGCGCTGCGCGACCTCGGCGTCGCCGCGGTGGACGTGGCCGGCCGCGGCGGGACGGACTTCGGCGCGATCGAGTCGGCCCGGCGGCCGGCGGGGGAGCGGGGCTACCTGGCGGGCTGGGGCCAGTCGGCGGTCACGTGCCTGCTGGAGTCCTCCGACCTGCCCGGCGTCGGCGCGGCGCGGGGCGGCATCGGGCTGCTCGCGTCCGGCGGGGTGCGGCACGCGCTCGACGTCGTCACGCTGCTCGCGCTCGGGGCCGACGCCGTCGGGGTGGCCGGGACGTTCCTGCGGGTGCTGGTCGAGGAGGGCGTCGACGCGCTGGTGGCGCTCGTGCGGACCTGGCTCGAGGAGGTCGCGGACCTCATGGCGCTGCTCGGGGCGCAGACGGTCGCGGACCTGCGCGCGACGGACGTGCTGCTCACCGGGCCGGTGCGCGAGGTTGCCGAGCTGCGCGGCATCGACGCGGCCGCCTACGCGCGCCGCAGCCCCTGGTCCCAGGTCTGA
- a CDS encoding asparaginase — protein sequence MTLLPSDVVELAVVERSGFIESRHLGAAVVLGPDGSVERALGNVDAPVFPRSSLKPIQAAVSVALAETLTGRELGLATASHSGTDAHVAVVEGMLAGGGLSSADLGCPPAVPGDAAARRAFVVAGHEPDRIHMNCSGKHAAMLRACVARGWPTAGYLDPGHQLQLAIADLLGDVAGEPIAAVGVDGCGAPLFAVSLLGLARAVRWATSETAADEAELEHAAEHRAVAAVVHEVLAHPWTIHGPGQENTIVAEELGVFAKGGAEGVLVLAVPNGHVVALKVLDGSPRATSLVGLELLAAAGAIGRADADRTEARLDLAVLGGGEPVGRIRATV from the coding sequence GTGACCCTCCTGCCCTCCGACGTGGTCGAGCTGGCCGTCGTCGAACGCTCCGGTTTCATCGAGTCGCGACACCTCGGGGCCGCGGTGGTCCTCGGTCCGGACGGGTCGGTCGAGCGGGCGCTCGGCAACGTCGACGCCCCCGTCTTCCCGCGCTCCAGCCTCAAGCCGATCCAGGCGGCGGTCTCGGTCGCGCTGGCCGAGACCCTGACCGGGCGCGAGCTCGGCCTCGCCACCGCGTCGCACTCGGGGACGGACGCGCACGTCGCGGTCGTCGAGGGGATGCTCGCCGGCGGCGGCCTGAGCTCGGCCGACCTCGGCTGTCCGCCCGCCGTTCCGGGAGATGCGGCGGCCCGGCGCGCGTTCGTCGTCGCCGGCCACGAGCCCGACCGGATCCACATGAACTGCTCCGGCAAGCACGCGGCCATGCTGCGCGCGTGCGTCGCGCGCGGCTGGCCGACGGCCGGCTACCTCGACCCGGGGCACCAGCTCCAGCTCGCCATCGCCGACCTGCTCGGCGACGTCGCCGGCGAGCCGATCGCCGCCGTCGGGGTGGACGGGTGCGGGGCGCCGCTGTTCGCCGTGTCGCTGCTCGGGCTGGCCCGCGCGGTGCGGTGGGCGACGTCCGAGACGGCGGCGGACGAGGCGGAGCTCGAGCACGCGGCGGAGCATCGCGCCGTCGCGGCGGTCGTGCACGAGGTGCTGGCGCACCCGTGGACGATCCACGGGCCCGGCCAGGAGAACACGATCGTCGCCGAGGAGCTCGGGGTGTTCGCGAAGGGCGGCGCCGAGGGCGTGCTCGTGCTGGCCGTCCCGAACGGGCACGTCGTGGCGCTCAAGGTGCTCGACGGCTCGCCCCGCGCCACCTCCCTCGTCGGCCTGGAGCTGCTCGCCGCCGCCGGCGCGATCGGGCGCGCGGACGCCGACCGCACCGAGGCCCGCCTCGACCTCGCCGTCCTCGGCGGCGGGGAGCCCGTCGGCCGCATCCGCGCCACGGTCTAG
- a CDS encoding thiamine pyrophosphate-dependent enzyme produces the protein MRKVDAVAAAVAALPDAPTVFTTGFTARLATDRPNHLPLTGSMGLALPVGIGIARGSRRTTLVLDGDGSLLMNPAGLLTLGAEPDLPVLHVVLDDGVYASTGGQPSPGGRVDLVALAGAAGVPGHVARTPEDLAELLTGLAADGRAAFVHAPVAPDLTPPGPRVGTGLADVAARFTRWCRQDATTLSR, from the coding sequence ATGCGCAAGGTCGACGCGGTCGCGGCCGCCGTCGCCGCCCTGCCCGACGCCCCGACCGTCTTCACCACGGGGTTCACCGCGCGGCTCGCGACCGACCGGCCGAACCACCTGCCGCTCACCGGGTCGATGGGCCTGGCGCTGCCGGTCGGCATCGGGATCGCGCGCGGCAGCCGGCGCACGACGCTGGTGCTCGACGGCGACGGCAGCCTGCTGATGAACCCCGCCGGTCTGCTCACGCTCGGGGCCGAGCCCGACCTGCCGGTCCTGCACGTCGTGCTGGACGACGGGGTCTACGCCTCGACCGGGGGCCAGCCGAGCCCGGGCGGCCGCGTCGACCTCGTCGCGCTGGCCGGCGCCGCCGGCGTCCCCGGGCACGTCGCACGCACGCCCGAGGACCTGGCCGAGCTGCTGACCGGCCTCGCGGCCGACGGGCGGGCCGCGTTCGTCCACGCTCCCGTGGCGCCCGACCTCACCCCGCCCGGACCCCGCGTCGGGACGGGGCTGGCGGACGTCGCGGCGCGGTTCACCCGCTGGTGCCGGCAGGACGCGACTACCCTGTCCCGGTGA
- a CDS encoding thiamine pyrophosphate-binding protein has translation MTVVSAADAADAPPGTRVATATWESLRAHRLGPYLATPDGILAPLLELLAAREDYRTVSREDNAVGIAAGIGLAGGSATVLMQNSGLGLAVNALASLVAPYRIPVLLVVSQRGTDADTTEENLAMGRLTAPVLDGLGIAHATLDATDLPGHVARAAVAVREERRPYALLVPPGLFGWRP, from the coding sequence ATGACCGTCGTATCCGCCGCGGACGCCGCCGACGCCCCGCCGGGCACCCGCGTGGCCACCGCGACCTGGGAGTCCCTGCGCGCCCACCGGCTCGGCCCCTACCTCGCCACCCCGGACGGCATCCTCGCGCCCCTGCTCGAGCTGCTGGCGGCGCGGGAGGACTACCGCACCGTCTCCCGCGAGGACAACGCGGTCGGCATCGCCGCCGGGATCGGGCTGGCCGGCGGCAGCGCGACGGTCCTCATGCAGAACTCCGGGCTGGGGCTCGCCGTCAACGCGCTGGCGTCGCTCGTCGCGCCCTACCGCATCCCCGTCCTGCTCGTCGTGAGCCAGCGCGGCACCGACGCCGACACCACCGAGGAGAACCTCGCCATGGGGCGGCTCACCGCGCCGGTCCTCGACGGGCTCGGGATCGCCCACGCGACCCTCGACGCGACCGACCTCCCCGGGCACGTCGCCCGCGCCGCCGTCGCCGTCCGCGAGGAGCGCCGGCCCTACGCGCTGCTCGTCCCGCCGGGGCTGTTCGGGTGGCGGCCGTGA